Proteins from one Pseudomonas sp. KBS0710 genomic window:
- a CDS encoding mechanosensitive ion channel family protein: MLSRLFALPCYFLIALLTLLPLAPANAVSLPGLLGSTNKTQPQADVPLGQSLDEVIKTLENDQQRTQLLSDLKKLREATQKAQPATEQGVLGLIGSTLAELEAQFSGADSPLGRWSNEVDLAKDELTALMLPATEWLPIIFGFAVILAVWSLLAAALIWLSHRVRERFGLPEELPQHPRTWDMVRFALRKLGPWLIALIITVYLSYALPSSLGKSLAMVLAYALVVGTCFSAICVIAFSVLDGPHRHRALYILRHQAFRPLWWIGSFAAFGEALSDPRLVAALGQHLAHTAATVANVMAALSTGVFILRFRRPIAHLIRNQPLSRRLTRRALTDTLSIIGSFWYIPALLLVGISLFATFLSAGDTSTALRQSLLCTVLLVLCMVINGLVRRHALKPQRGHKRHALYSERLKSFVYTLAHLVVWLVFIELGLRVWGLSMIRFTEGDGHEVSVKLFGLGGTLLFAWLIWILSDTAIHHALTRSRKGLANARAQTMMPLIRNVLFVTIFIIAAIVALANMGMNVTPLLAGAGVIGIAIGFGAQSLVADLITGLFIIIEDSLAIDDYVDVGGHLGTVEGLTIRTVRLRDIDGIVHTIPFSEIKSIKNYSREFGYAIFRVAIPFNMEIDDAIKLMRDVGQKMRNDPLQRRNIWSPLEIQGVESFESGSAILRARFKTAPIKQWEVSRAFNLSLKRHLDEAGLDLATPRLSVQVVTAGTVQEKDQQQ; encoded by the coding sequence GTGCTTTCCCGTCTGTTTGCCCTGCCCTGCTATTTTCTGATCGCCCTGCTCACGCTGCTGCCCCTTGCGCCAGCAAACGCCGTGAGCCTGCCCGGCCTGCTGGGCAGTACCAACAAGACCCAGCCCCAGGCCGATGTGCCGTTGGGCCAGTCGTTGGACGAGGTGATCAAGACCCTGGAAAACGACCAGCAGCGCACCCAGTTGCTGAGCGACCTGAAGAAGCTGCGCGAAGCCACACAAAAAGCCCAGCCCGCCACCGAACAAGGCGTGCTTGGCTTGATCGGCAGCACCCTGGCCGAACTTGAAGCCCAGTTTTCCGGGGCCGACAGCCCGCTGGGGCGCTGGTCCAACGAGGTCGACCTGGCCAAGGATGAACTCACGGCGCTGATGCTGCCGGCCACCGAATGGCTGCCGATCATTTTCGGTTTTGCCGTGATCCTGGCAGTGTGGAGCCTGCTGGCCGCCGCGCTGATCTGGCTCAGCCACCGCGTGCGCGAGCGTTTCGGCCTGCCCGAAGAACTGCCGCAACACCCGCGTACCTGGGACATGGTGCGCTTCGCCCTGCGTAAACTCGGGCCATGGCTGATTGCGTTGATCATCACGGTTTACCTCAGCTACGCGCTGCCGTCGTCCCTGGGCAAATCCCTGGCGATGGTGCTGGCCTATGCGCTGGTGGTCGGCACCTGTTTCTCGGCGATCTGCGTGATTGCCTTCTCGGTACTCGACGGCCCGCACCGTCACCGGGCGCTGTACATCCTGCGTCATCAGGCCTTCCGCCCGTTGTGGTGGATCGGCAGTTTTGCCGCCTTCGGTGAAGCCCTGAGCGACCCAAGGCTGGTCGCGGCGCTTGGCCAGCATCTGGCCCACACCGCCGCAACCGTCGCCAATGTGATGGCCGCGCTGTCCACCGGTGTGTTTATCCTGCGCTTCCGCCGACCGATTGCGCACCTGATCCGCAACCAGCCGCTGTCACGCCGCCTTACGCGTCGCGCCCTCACCGATACGCTCTCGATCATCGGCTCCTTCTGGTACATCCCGGCGCTGTTGCTGGTGGGCATCTCACTGTTCGCCACCTTCCTGTCGGCCGGCGACACCAGCACCGCGCTGCGCCAATCATTGTTGTGCACGGTGTTGCTGGTGCTGTGCATGGTGATCAACGGGCTGGTGCGCCGCCATGCGCTCAAGCCACAACGTGGGCACAAGCGCCACGCGCTGTACTCCGAGCGCCTGAAAAGTTTCGTCTATACCCTGGCCCATCTGGTGGTGTGGCTGGTATTCATCGAGCTGGGCCTGCGCGTGTGGGGCCTGTCGATGATTCGCTTTACCGAAGGTGACGGCCATGAAGTCAGCGTCAAGCTGTTCGGCCTGGGCGGCACGCTGCTGTTTGCCTGGCTGATCTGGATTCTCAGCGACACCGCGATCCACCATGCGCTCACCCGCTCGCGCAAAGGCCTGGCCAATGCGCGTGCGCAGACCATGATGCCGCTGATCCGCAACGTGCTGTTCGTGACCATCTTTATCATCGCCGCCATCGTCGCCCTGGCGAACATGGGCATGAACGTCACGCCGCTGCTGGCCGGTGCCGGTGTGATCGGTATCGCCATCGGTTTTGGTGCACAGTCGCTGGTAGCGGACTTGATCACCGGCCTGTTCATCATCATCGAAGATTCCCTGGCGATTGATGACTACGTGGATGTCGGCGGCCACCTCGGCACCGTCGAGGGCCTGACCATCCGTACCGTGCGCCTGCGCGATATCGACGGCATCGTACACACCATTCCGTTCAGCGAAATCAAAAGCATCAAAAACTACTCGCGGGAGTTCGGCTATGCGATCTTCCGGGTGGCGATCCCCTTCAACATGGAGATCGACGACGCCATCAAGCTGATGCGCGATGTTGGCCAGAAAATGCGCAACGACCCGCTGCAACGCCGCAATATCTGGTCGCCGCTGGAGATTCAGGGCGTTGAGAGCTTTGAGTCCGGCAGCGCGATCCTGCGGGCGCGCTTCAAGACCGCGCCGATCAAGCAGTGGGAAGTGTCGCGGGCGTTCAACCTGTCACTCAAGCGCCATCTGGATGAAGCCGGGCTGGACCTGGCAACACCGCGCTTGAGCGTGCAGGTGGTGACCGCCGGCACTGTGCAGGAGAAAGATCAACAACAATAA
- a CDS encoding amidohydrolase, whose translation MRLNGLTHQWVFGMLCGLASSAVIAASSGQGSEQESAREEIAAQAKILEPALLETRRDIHAHPELGNTETRTAELVAKQLRDLGLEVKTGVARTGVVAILKGALPGPTVALRADMDALPVKEVADLPFASKAKGTYLGKEVDVMHACGHDAHTAILLSTAKILTGMRERLPGTVVFYFQPAEEGPSDFIPDGKNTWGAKMMVQEGVMKSPKPDAVFGLHVWAGVPAGQIAYRPGPTLASSDDLRIKILGKQTHAGRPWDGIDPITVGAQTIVGLQTVVSRRTDISSFPSVVSIGTINGGTRYNIIPESVDMSGTIRSYDYGIRQKLHADVRQTVEKIAESGGAKAEVTIIEKYDPTINNPALTEKMLPSLRWAAKDDVVQGPLVGGAEDFSFYAKEAPGLFVFLGVTPRDQDMSKAAPNHNPGFFVDESALVVGVRTLASLATDYLYTNAPQ comes from the coding sequence ATGCGTTTGAACGGTCTGACACACCAATGGGTTTTCGGCATGCTCTGCGGGCTCGCCAGCAGCGCGGTGATTGCCGCCAGCAGCGGCCAGGGCAGCGAACAAGAGAGTGCTCGGGAGGAAATCGCCGCCCAGGCCAAAATCCTCGAACCGGCGTTGCTGGAAACCCGCCGCGATATTCACGCCCACCCCGAGTTGGGCAATACCGAAACCCGCACCGCCGAACTGGTCGCCAAACAACTGCGCGACCTGGGCCTTGAAGTCAAAACCGGCGTGGCCCGCACCGGCGTGGTCGCCATCTTGAAAGGTGCACTGCCCGGCCCCACCGTGGCCCTGCGTGCCGACATGGATGCGCTGCCGGTCAAGGAAGTCGCCGACCTGCCCTTCGCCTCCAAAGCCAAAGGCACCTACCTGGGCAAGGAAGTCGACGTGATGCACGCCTGCGGCCACGACGCCCACACGGCAATCCTGCTGAGCACTGCGAAAATCCTCACCGGCATGCGCGAGCGCCTGCCCGGCACCGTGGTGTTTTACTTCCAGCCGGCCGAAGAAGGCCCGAGCGACTTTATCCCCGACGGCAAAAACACCTGGGGTGCAAAAATGATGGTGCAGGAAGGCGTGATGAAGTCGCCCAAGCCAGACGCGGTGTTCGGCCTGCATGTGTGGGCCGGTGTACCTGCCGGGCAAATTGCCTATCGCCCTGGCCCGACCCTGGCCAGCTCCGATGACCTGCGCATCAAGATCCTCGGCAAACAGACCCACGCCGGCCGCCCGTGGGACGGTATCGACCCGATCACCGTCGGCGCGCAAACCATTGTCGGCCTGCAAACTGTGGTGAGTCGCCGCACTGACATCTCGTCATTCCCATCGGTGGTGAGCATCGGCACCATCAACGGCGGCACCCGCTACAACATCATCCCCGAGTCGGTGGACATGAGCGGCACCATCCGTTCCTACGACTACGGCATTCGCCAGAAACTGCACGCGGACGTGCGCCAGACCGTAGAGAAAATCGCCGAAAGCGGCGGTGCCAAAGCCGAAGTCACGATCATCGAAAAATACGACCCGACCATCAACAACCCGGCCCTGACCGAGAAGATGCTGCCAAGCCTGCGCTGGGCGGCCAAGGATGATGTGGTGCAAGGCCCACTGGTGGGCGGCGCCGAGGACTTCTCGTTTTACGCCAAGGAAGCGCCAGGGCTGTTTGTGTTTCTGGGCGTGACGCCGAGGGATCAGGACATGAGCAAAGCGGCGCCGAACCATAACCCGGGGTTCTTTGTGGACGAGTCGGCGTTGGTGGTGGGGGTGCGGACGCTGGCGTCGCTGGCGACGGATTACCTGTATACCAACGCACCGCAGTAA
- a CDS encoding ATP-binding protein — protein MSLRLRLTFKLGAAFVLIWVLAAAWMLNDLRNQMMFSLDQRLVASARMVAGLTEQMPGLASVSGAPTHLRTEQLNVPGGMACQVSSLRGEILARSHMTPDEGLESRKSGFRDQMIDGVGWRSFTLSRGDLLITTADRQVEREALNLSILLAASVPVGVALLGCLCLLWLGIGQSLLPLNRMRDALMRRSADSLEPLQIHPLPSELKPLLDTQNQLLQRIAKTIERERRLTGDAAHELRSPLTAIKTHLQVARMTDGAARDQSLAHAEEGADRLHRTLEQLLLLARVEGSLSFDDGLQSSAEQVARLAIQDANAGDNRRIDLVLADDLTQSPVEMPVALAVAALRNLLDNALRHTPGDTRVELNVFTSADTVVFRVRDHGKQISAEDLQYLTQRFWRNGSSEGCGLGLAIVQAIVQRCSCSLKFDSQPDGLRVDLGMPLRR, from the coding sequence ATGAGTTTGCGCCTGCGCCTGACGTTCAAGTTGGGCGCTGCTTTTGTGTTGATCTGGGTCCTGGCTGCCGCCTGGATGCTCAACGATCTGCGCAACCAGATGATGTTTTCCCTCGACCAGCGCCTGGTGGCATCGGCGCGCATGGTGGCCGGGCTGACCGAGCAGATGCCGGGCCTGGCCAGTGTGAGCGGCGCGCCTACGCATTTGCGCACTGAACAACTCAACGTGCCAGGCGGCATGGCTTGCCAGGTCAGCTCCCTGCGCGGGGAAATCCTGGCGCGCAGCCACATGACCCCGGATGAAGGCCTGGAGTCGCGCAAAAGTGGCTTTCGCGACCAGATGATCGACGGTGTGGGCTGGCGCAGCTTCACCTTGTCCCGTGGTGACCTGCTGATCACCACCGCCGACCGTCAGGTGGAGCGCGAGGCGCTGAACCTGTCGATCCTGCTGGCGGCTTCGGTGCCGGTGGGCGTAGCCCTGTTGGGTTGCTTGTGCCTGCTATGGCTGGGCATCGGCCAAAGCCTGTTGCCGCTTAACCGCATGCGCGATGCCTTGATGCGCCGCAGTGCCGATTCCCTCGAACCGCTGCAGATTCACCCGTTGCCCAGCGAATTGAAACCGCTGCTCGACACCCAGAACCAGCTGCTTCAGCGCATCGCCAAGACCATCGAACGCGAGCGCCGCCTCACCGGCGATGCCGCCCATGAACTGCGCAGCCCGCTGACGGCGATCAAGACCCACCTGCAAGTGGCCCGCATGACCGACGGCGCGGCCCGTGACCAGTCCCTGGCCCACGCCGAAGAGGGCGCCGACCGCTTGCATCGCACCCTGGAGCAATTGCTGCTACTGGCGCGGGTCGAGGGCAGCTTGTCGTTTGACGATGGCTTGCAATCAAGCGCCGAACAAGTGGCGCGGCTGGCGATTCAGGATGCCAATGCCGGCGATAACCGCCGTATCGACTTGGTCCTGGCGGACGACCTTACACAATCCCCTGTGGAAATGCCGGTAGCCCTGGCGGTAGCGGCCTTGCGTAATCTGTTGGATAACGCGCTGCGCCATACGCCGGGCGACACTCGCGTTGAGCTGAACGTGTTCACCAGTGCCGACACGGTGGTGTTTCGTGTGCGCGACCATGGCAAGCAGATTTCTGCCGAAGACCTGCAGTACCTCACCCAACGTTTCTGGCGTAATGGCAGCAGCGAGGGCTGTGGCTTGGGCCTGGCGATCGTGCAAGCCATCGTGCAGCGCTGCTCCTGCTCGCTGAAATTCGACAGCCAACCGGACGGCCTGCGGGTCGACTTGGGCATGCCGCTGCGGCGCTGA
- a CDS encoding N-acetylmuramoyl-L-alanine amidase translates to MLVIDSSFPAQDFNQRNGEPVRQIILHYTAAPFATSLRTLTRGGVSAHYLLPDPDEPSYHAAGYDELRVFRLVDEEKRAWHAGVSHWGGRDNLNSRAIGIEIINLARDDGGVFTFPAYGREQVDMLIALVGDILGRYPQVGPLDVLGHSDVAYWRKSDPGPRLPWQCLFEAGIGAWFDEATRAMYQRRFCLGLPPEVELERAFQRFGYKPALNRREFELRTRAFQMRFRQRDYCGALDGETCAILYALNERYRGI, encoded by the coding sequence ATGTTAGTGATCGACAGCAGTTTCCCCGCCCAGGATTTTAATCAGCGCAACGGCGAACCCGTGCGGCAGATCATCCTGCATTACACCGCAGCGCCCTTTGCAACGTCTTTGCGCACGCTGACCCGAGGGGGCGTCAGTGCGCACTATCTGCTCCCTGATCCTGATGAACCCAGCTACCACGCTGCCGGTTATGACGAGCTGCGGGTGTTTCGCCTGGTGGACGAGGAGAAGCGTGCCTGGCATGCAGGCGTTAGCCATTGGGGTGGGCGCGATAACCTCAACAGCCGTGCGATTGGTATCGAGATTATCAATCTGGCACGGGACGATGGCGGGGTGTTTACCTTTCCTGCCTATGGCCGGGAGCAGGTTGATATGTTGATTGCGCTGGTTGGCGACATTCTTGGGCGTTACCCGCAAGTGGGGCCTCTGGATGTGCTCGGGCATTCAGATGTGGCGTATTGGCGCAAAAGTGACCCGGGGCCTCGGTTGCCCTGGCAGTGCTTGTTCGAGGCCGGGATCGGCGCCTGGTTTGATGAGGCAACACGGGCGATGTATCAGCGGCGGTTTTGCCTTGGGTTGCCGCCGGAGGTGGAGCTGGAACGGGCGTTTCAGCGGTTCGGGTATAAACCGGCCTTGAATCGTCGTGAGTTTGAACTGCGCACGCGGGCGTTTCAGATGCGCTTTCGGCAGCGGGATTATTGTGGCGCGTTGGATGGCGAGACGTGCGCGATTTTGTATGCGCTGAATGAGCGATATCGAGGTATTTGA
- a CDS encoding M18 family aminopeptidase — protein MREALNQGLIDFLKASPTPFHATAALAQRLEAAGYQRLDERETWATEANGRYYVTRNDSSIIAFKLGKHSPLQDGIRMVGAHTDSPCLRVKPQPELQRQGFWQLGVEVYGGALLAPWFDRDLSLAGRVTFRRDGKVESQLIDFKLPIAIIPNLAIHLNREANQGWAINAQTELPPILAQFAGDERVDFRAVLTEQLAREHGLNADVVLDYELSFYDTQSAAVIGLNGDFIAGARLDNLLSCYAGLQALLTSENDETCVLVCNDHEEVGSCSACGADGPMLEQTLRRLLPEGEEFVRTIQKSLLVSADNAHGVHPNYAEKHDANHGPKLNAGPVIKVNSNQRYATNSETAGFFRHLCMAQEVPVQSFVVRSDMGCGSTIGPITASHLGVRTVDIGLPTFAMHSIRELCGSHDLAHLVKVLGAFYASRDLP, from the coding sequence ATGCGCGAAGCGTTGAATCAAGGCCTGATCGACTTCCTCAAGGCCTCCCCTACTCCTTTTCATGCCACTGCCGCCCTCGCCCAGCGCCTGGAAGCGGCCGGTTACCAGCGGCTCGACGAGCGCGAAACCTGGGCCACCGAGGCCAACGGGCGCTATTACGTCACCCGTAACGACTCCTCGATCATCGCCTTCAAGCTCGGTAAGCATTCGCCGCTGCAAGACGGCATCCGTATGGTCGGCGCCCACACCGACAGCCCGTGCCTGCGGGTCAAGCCCCAGCCGGAGCTGCAACGCCAGGGCTTCTGGCAGTTGGGCGTGGAAGTCTACGGCGGCGCGCTGCTGGCGCCATGGTTCGACCGCGACCTGTCGCTGGCCGGCCGCGTGACCTTCCGCCGCGACGGCAAGGTCGAGAGCCAACTGATCGATTTCAAGTTGCCGATTGCCATCATCCCCAACCTGGCGATTCACCTGAACCGTGAAGCCAACCAGGGCTGGGCGATCAATGCCCAGACCGAGCTGCCGCCGATCCTTGCGCAGTTCGCCGGTGACGAGAGGGTGGACTTCCGCGCCGTGCTTACTGAGCAACTCGCCCGCGAACACGGCCTGAACGCCGATGTGGTGCTCGACTACGAGTTGAGCTTCTACGACACGCAAAGTGCTGCGGTGATCGGCCTCAATGGCGATTTCATCGCTGGTGCGCGCCTGGACAATCTGCTGTCGTGCTACGCCGGCCTGCAAGCCTTGCTCACCAGCGAAAACGACGAAACCTGCGTGCTGGTGTGCAACGACCACGAAGAAGTCGGCTCCTGCTCGGCCTGCGGTGCGGATGGCCCGATGCTGGAGCAGACCCTGCGCCGTCTTTTGCCGGAAGGTGAAGAATTCGTACGCACCATTCAGAAATCTCTGTTGGTCTCGGCAGACAACGCCCACGGCGTACACCCCAACTACGCCGAGAAACACGACGCCAACCATGGCCCGAAACTCAACGCCGGCCCGGTGATCAAGGTCAACAGCAACCAGCGCTACGCCACCAACAGCGAAACCGCCGGGTTCTTCCGCCACCTGTGCATGGCCCAGGAAGTACCGGTGCAGAGCTTTGTGGTGCGCAGCGACATGGGCTGTGGCTCGACCATCGGCCCGATCACCGCCAGCCACCTGGGCGTGCGTACCGTGGACATCGGCTTGCCGACGTTTGCCATGCACTCGATTCGTGAGCTGTGTGGCAGCCATGATCTGGCGCACCTGGTGAAGGTGTTGGGTGCGTTTTATGCGAGTCGCGATCTGCCCTGA
- a CDS encoding MbtH family protein — protein MTSVFDRDDILFQVVVNHEEQYSIWPDYKAVPEGWRTVGKSGMKKECLAYIEETWTDMRPLSLRQKMDGAALAG, from the coding sequence ATGACCTCAGTATTTGACCGCGACGACATCCTGTTTCAGGTAGTGGTCAACCACGAAGAACAGTATTCCATCTGGCCCGACTATAAGGCTGTGCCGGAAGGCTGGCGTACCGTGGGCAAGAGTGGCATGAAGAAAGAATGCCTGGCTTACATCGAAGAAACCTGGACTGATATGCGCCCGTTGAGCCTGCGTCAGAAGATGGATGGCGCTGCGCTGGCTGGCTGA
- a CDS encoding pseudouridine synthase, with protein MPLSNIHILHQDAAVLVVNKPTLLLSVPGRADDNKDCLITRLQENGYPEARIVHRLDWETSGIILLARDADSHRELSRQFHDRETEKAYTALAWGQPELDSGSIDLPLRYDPPTKPRHVVDYEFGKNALTFWKVLERCGDWCRVELTPITGRSHQLRVHMLSIGHPLLGDGLYAHEQALAAWPRLCLHASMLSFTHPQSGERLRFECPAPF; from the coding sequence AAGCCTACCCTGCTGCTCTCGGTGCCTGGCCGTGCCGATGACAACAAGGACTGCCTGATCACCCGTCTGCAGGAAAACGGCTACCCCGAAGCCCGCATCGTCCATCGCCTGGACTGGGAAACCTCAGGGATCATCCTGCTCGCACGGGACGCCGACAGTCACCGCGAACTCTCGCGCCAGTTTCACGACCGCGAAACCGAAAAAGCCTACACCGCCTTGGCCTGGGGCCAGCCGGAACTGGACAGTGGCAGCATCGACCTGCCCTTGCGCTACGACCCGCCGACCAAGCCGCGCCACGTAGTCGACTATGAGTTTGGCAAAAACGCGCTGACCTTCTGGAAAGTGCTGGAGCGATGTGGCGATTGGTGCCGCGTGGAACTCACGCCGATCACCGGGCGTTCGCACCAGTTGCGGGTGCATATGCTGTCGATCGGCCATCCGCTGCTGGGTGATGGCTTGTACGCCCATGAACAAGCCCTGGCCGCCTGGCCGCGCCTGTGCCTGCATGCAAGCATGCTGAGCTTCACGCACCCGCAGAGCGGCGAGCGTTTGCGTTTCGAGTGCCCGGCTCCGTTCTAA
- a CDS encoding aspartate aminotransferase family protein, with protein MSVATSRVEDAPVHAGAAPVETLYHFEETPLLARQRQQESNARSYPRRIPLALKRAKGIYVEDVEGRSFIDCLAGAGTLALGHNHPVVIAAIQQVLSDELPLHTLDLTTPVKDQFVQDLFGLLPATLAQEAKIQFCGPTGTDAVEAALKLVRTATGRSTVLSFQGGYHGMSQGALSLMGSLGPKKPLGALLGNGVQFLPFPYDYRCPFGLGGAEGVRVNLHYLENLLNDPEAGVLLPAAVIVEVVQGEGGVIPADLDWLRGLRRITEQAGVALIVDEIQSGFGRTGKMFAFEHAGIIPDVVVMSKAIGGSLPLAVVVYRDWLDTWLPGAHAGTFRGNQMAMAAGSAVMRYLKEHDLAGHAAAMGERLAEHLRILQRDFAHLGDIRGRGLMLGVELVDPNGTPDIQGHPPVHRQLAPLVQRECLKRGLILELGGRHGSVVRFLPPLVITAAEVDRVAEIFGRALTAAVASL; from the coding sequence ATGTCAGTCGCTACCAGCCGTGTCGAAGACGCACCGGTGCATGCAGGCGCAGCACCGGTGGAAACGCTCTACCACTTTGAAGAAACCCCATTGCTGGCCCGCCAGCGTCAGCAGGAATCCAACGCCCGCAGCTACCCGCGGCGTATCCCGCTGGCACTTAAGCGCGCCAAGGGCATTTACGTGGAAGACGTCGAAGGCCGCAGCTTTATCGACTGCCTCGCCGGTGCCGGCACCTTGGCACTCGGCCACAACCACCCGGTGGTGATCGCAGCCATTCAGCAGGTGCTGAGCGACGAACTGCCCCTGCACACGCTCGACCTGACCACGCCGGTCAAGGACCAGTTCGTCCAGGACCTGTTCGGCCTGCTGCCGGCAACGCTTGCGCAGGAAGCGAAAATCCAGTTTTGCGGCCCCACCGGCACGGATGCGGTGGAAGCTGCGCTGAAGCTGGTGCGCACTGCCACGGGTCGCAGCACGGTGCTGTCGTTCCAGGGCGGCTATCACGGCATGAGCCAGGGCGCGCTGAGCCTGATGGGCAGCCTGGGGCCGAAGAAACCCTTGGGCGCTCTGCTCGGTAATGGCGTGCAGTTTTTGCCTTTCCCTTACGACTATCGCTGCCCATTCGGCCTGGGCGGCGCCGAGGGCGTGCGGGTCAACCTGCATTATCTGGAAAACCTGCTCAACGACCCGGAAGCCGGCGTGCTGTTGCCGGCGGCGGTGATTGTCGAGGTGGTGCAGGGCGAGGGCGGTGTGATCCCGGCTGATCTTGACTGGTTGCGCGGCTTGCGGCGCATTACCGAGCAGGCCGGTGTGGCGTTGATCGTGGATGAAATCCAGAGCGGTTTCGGCCGCACCGGCAAGATGTTTGCCTTTGAACACGCCGGCATCATCCCCGACGTTGTGGTGATGTCCAAGGCCATCGGCGGCAGCTTGCCGCTGGCGGTGGTGGTGTATCGCGACTGGCTCGACACCTGGTTGCCGGGCGCGCATGCCGGAACCTTCCGGGGTAACCAGATGGCGATGGCGGCGGGCTCGGCGGTAATGCGCTACCTCAAGGAACACGACCTGGCCGGCCACGCGGCGGCCATGGGCGAGCGCCTGGCAGAGCACCTGCGCATCCTGCAGCGCGACTTTGCGCACCTGGGCGATATTCGTGGGCGTGGGCTGATGCTGGGCGTTGAGCTGGTCGACCCCAACGGCACGCCCGATATCCAGGGCCACCCGCCGGTGCACCGCCAACTGGCGCCGCTGGTGCAGCGCGAATGCCTCAAGCGTGGCCTGATCCTGGAGCTGGGCGGCCGGCACGGCAGCGTGGTGCGCTTCCTGCCGCCGCTGGTGATCACCGCCGCCGAAGTCGACCGCGTGGCCGAGATCTTCGGGCGTGCGCTGACGGCAGCGGTCGCCAGCCTCTAA